In the Ptychodera flava strain L36383 chromosome 1, AS_Pfla_20210202, whole genome shotgun sequence genome, gagtctatggaggtgtaaactaaaaagtcctctaacagggccaaatttgaaagcattgtgaaacaaatcgacgtgcatctgtatggggttgggtactaggcgtgaacggacgcacggacatgaccaaacctataagtcccctcggacttcgtccgtggtgattaaaaacaacgcaacatttattacagctacaccggcggtaggttcatatccagagccccgtacggtctgccgccgtcgcttgaaaacatcTCATaaacccggccatatgggcactggccggatgcatgacttcccggagaaggcgagctgtcacgttcaaggtcaggattatttgtcgatcaaatttcagtaaatttaccttacctagatgaaattttgtctataggctgaaatttcgccgaagtttgacaataTTACATagattttcaggttcatatgcgacatttttgagttttgagtgcagacagaatcagttttgaggcaacatggctgcgaccccatgttgacccctagccctgcgtacgatgctatgtgctagctacagctaacacacagcatcgtacgcagggccagcgagagagttgccgacatcgacggttatttacgagaagtgaataaaagactgtcatttttggaagcgatcgagtagctgaggtaggctgggatacgacttgggcccaagaacgctgaatttcggcagtaatttggctttttacgtcaattcccaaaatggatttgaagtcaccgacccaacgtacgggtctttgcagggctgtggtgagcggggcggttagctgtagcagaacacacagcatcgtacgcagggctagttgacccccaagtgaaaatgtgttcgcgatcaaatcttcctatatttttttcagaattttcaacaaaatcactgcttcttacatcttttgtaaaatataaaactaaaataaaactgcgatgtgccatgtctccagatttctaaaatatcgttcgttgaccgttcgacgcaaacttgtgacgcagttgaaattcaatactgaccgccaaataatcttaatgagacgagatcagtctagacatcctccaaattatccaaccattcgcattggagttcagctcgcttagagtatcataacatttttcggccttcttttagatcgaccctaatatctcccattttaaatacacaagctacctcgacaaaacttcgtgcaccatccaagaccaacgcactacaaatctgtcttgacgtcatcatctccttacatggtaatcggcataccgtattttttagcaaaggggacacagaatacgtcggagtattcagtttcaaaacgtattacattgtgtgatgttgtcaaaaaaaagtcatgttactgcagtggtataaattacaaacacaaaagttcaaatcagtttattttggactggctttacccaacatttcatattgtttcttatgccagatttgaccacgtgcttacggcgaccccttttcatgcaaattttgtgtcaaatgatgtgttcccctggaaaaacaaacgtacgatttctaaatgaaggaggcgaaatttgccctcaagacgtGAAAACACCcctttggggtgtacctagctatttttaacgagcttctcgaatctgcagctctatttcgaaatgatggtctggttttctcagctcaaggataagtgttctcgttcgctgtgggcattactattctcaaccgggggtacagtttccagtcgtaatgtttttcattgtgtccgggatataaaacctttccttttcaaactttctctttgattaacactaatccacatcttgtcagtgattaaacatgtttcaagtttaatgttaaattctggtctcgagccctcctgttcgaccaaaccgaaattacccctcccactttggctcgtccagtgggtgtagcaagggtcgtgccatcgcctaggaaacggagggtgcattaattgttgcatttcgatgcacattttgattatattcagaagattttgtggcaaaactcagatagagaagcatttatattcacatctcacttattcaagactggctgagagcagcacttccatcagttaacatcattacgccatttattatgccaagaaagatgaagccaatacattttgccctccctggtctcagccagaaatggttataccttacagttttttcccacggaatgaaaacaaatgtacttgggctgaggcccaagtacaataataataatagggcctaataataatttatttccagTGGTAGGGCCTCTGACcatcacacacacaaaaacattACATTACGTAGGGTCTCGCGTTCGTGTGGTCCAGCATGTGTTTCTGCAGGGTTCTCCGCTGTTTGAACACTTGGCCGCATCCTTTGCAGGTGAACTGTTCCACGTTCAAGTGCACCATCAGGTGCCTGTTGAGGTTGCCCTTCCATCTAAAGAGTTTGCCACATTCATTGCACTGATAGGGTCTGATGTTAATGTGCGTCAGCAGGTGATTGCTGAGCACGGTTTTCTTCTTAAACGTCTTGTCGCATTCATCGCATTTGTACGCCCTGACGGTAGAATGGATGGCCATGTGGTCATTGAGAATGTGACGAAGTTTGAAAGTCTTTGCCGCACTCTTTGCATTTGTACGCTCTCACATTTGAATGTACCAGGAAGTGCCTGTTCAGATGGCACTTCCGGGCAAAAGGTCTGCTACACTCCGTGCATTCATATGGTTTGACATTTGAATGGGTCATTAGATGGTCACTCAGGTCCCTTTTCTTTTTGAACCACTTCCCACACTCTTGGCACCCAAACGGTCTGACATCCGAATGCACCGCACCGTGTTTAGTGAGGTTATTTCTCGCCTTAAAAGTTTTGCCACAGCCCAAACACTCGTAAGGCTGCCCTGGCTGAGGCAAACCCTCTTTCGTCGGTCTTCGTTTCCTCGTTGAGCTCCTGCCATCTTTACTTTTACACTTCCTATGGCCAACAACAATGCATTCTTGTTGACTTTGTACGCCAAAGTGTCTATCTTGAGAACCATTCTCCGCCATACCACATGACTCATTCTGTACTGTAGACTGTCCATCAGTGTTATCAAGCTCATTCTGCAAAACAAGGTCTTCATGATTATCAGAGTTTGGCACGATATATCCCACTGTGATGAGACCACGCTGTGCAAGCATAATAATATCTAAGCTATAAGCGGCACATTTAAATACAACCATGTTACTGTGTCTTCTTTACAAGGAAATTTCTTTTCTTAAATGACTTGTGAACGAAAGCTAACAACTTATACTGTACTTGTTTTACATGCTAATAAGGCAAAACATTTATCACGTGTAGGGTAAAACCGGTGCCTCTGAGGGATCAATTCAGAACTGTCACTTTCGTATAGTGgacaaaacaatagaaaatggCACTCGTCCTCTACAATTGAAACACCTTGACTTTTACAATACGTGCAAATTCTCATATTGACAAGCACCGCTGGATTACAATGACGTCACTTTTCAATTGCTAATGAATGACTTGAACACCTAAGCTTTGCCAAGTAATATTTGAATTTCGTTATGTTAATACTCGACAGATAGGTTTCAGGTTAAAGCATGATTATAAATTGAGCATAGATTCGCAATCGTTGGGAGTCTGTTAATGCTGCTGACCATTCTTGCCTATAGCAATCTTTTAACCTTTcgtaaattaatttcaaaacaacaCTATGATCCCCAATCTGTTGATCAATCCATACTATTCAAAAACCGTATCTGTATAAAAATTATCTTATTTTTGTGACCCAAGTAATTCTACCAGATGAGTGGAAGACTCTTAGCATCTCATAACAAGCTCGAGGATACAAGACGTGTGTTACATAGGATGTAAGTTTTAGAGCGATAATATCATGTGCCGTTCGGTTGTGTGCTCATGGAGctctttggtagctccatggtgtGCTCGACAATACAAGCGGGGGTTTCGGTTGGTGACTGCGCGACCGTGCCCTCAGATTTTACGCCATgatattttgctttgaattttaaattgaccCCGTGCCCGTGTGCAAGAGCattttctctgtaaatcaagAAGCATTTCAGACATCTACAACATTACTAGCTAAGCAGCTCAAAAGTTATTTTCGGAAACAGGACTGGACCATTAGTCAAGCTGTCGTGAAAGGAAACCTCCAGGTTTTTTGAAACCATATCAAGAGCGTGACGTCGTTCATTGTAACTTGGTGAAAAGTCCGTACATACAAACCATGAGGCAAATCCGATCGAAGTCAAGAAAGATGTATAGAGATCTGTCTTCAGGGAATCGCAAAATGGTATTGCGGACATTCGGAAGATCTTCCTTTTTTCCACAACATACGTTTTCTCTAAAGAAAATTATAACTATTATTATGAGCAAATAATAATAGGAAATAAGCGCCCCAAATTTGAACGATTTAAACTtctgtttgaattttgttcaaggaaacttttttctttcaaatcaagaataaaagtcatgaCTGAATGTGCTAAGTTTGATACTCTAGAgagaaattaattaaaagttgtaaatctttgaaattcaagatgttgGATAGCCCTAtctaaattttagattttcccgAAAACTTAATTAATCGTCAATCTCTGAAAATGATTCTGCAAAAGCAGAGTAAGAGCATAGTAATGTTGAAAATTGAGATTCTGAATATCGAACCAAAATGTGCATTCTAGCTCAAGTCAGAACAAATATTTCGACGAAACCATAGCATGGCTTACCTTTAGCCACAGGTGCTTgcagcgttgcttggatagtcgatcgaggGCCCAGGATTGAAGTGAGGCAGAAGGACGAAAACTTCGATTCTCGGCCTTCGATCGGCAATCCAAGCAACGCTACAACCTCCTGTGCCTTAAGCAGTCGAGACACAGTCGAAATGTTCTCTGAATATCCGGTGTAGTAAAGCAATCTGAACAAATGCACTAATTGGAATATAATGCATTCTTGAAAGCACTTGGCATTCGAACGTACGTGTAATCTTCAAATAAAGCGAGTTGACTAGATTTGAAATTATCTACAGCTATAGGGATGAACTATTTGTATGCTGTTTGGAGGACAATAACTGTGACCATTAAGGTAGTTGACGCCTaaaaactgaaaggtttaaacttagggactgttcagaatttacttggGGGGCGGAGAATTTTCAGGGGGGCACCCGTTTTTCCCGAGAAAAAATAGGGcgggcagacaaaaatacctcaagcttttagggggggggggcaaggtaaaaaacatcaattcaatattttcctAGAATTTCTGATCTATACAAAaatccaataatcctgtatgtgcatccagaagatcatatggcactgcatcaatgctatggtgtcagattgttgaaatatcgtgtacacaagaaatatgCTGTAgttcaagaagtgatctcagtgtgtatgagacTAGGAGAAATGTaaataggcttacacattgtgtgtTGATGCTAATACTcatgtgtcccattcattctgatatgtataatcaaagatttctcagtgACGGCTGGctgaaaaggcaaaaaaacaaattaacatgtattgtttcctgtcatctaAAAACATGCGCATTATGactatttcaaaattaaagtttaaaaaacatttgaaatatgaatgctctgtcaattttgaaaaatactgctgacaaaatgtgaactttgatttaaacagggttatctgcattttaatatgaacattggattgtgaatggaatgagcagaataacatgaaTTCATGTTACGGATCagatgttttgttcaagaaatgttctaaaatattcctcagcaatgttgctttcagtggcagctacttggttttatggcaaacaaatttgaaaaaaagagaaaagtaaaAACTAGTTGGCTTTcgccaattttaattcctaatgtttaaaactttcactaaGAGTCTGCAagttattcagcatcatcaaatgaaagtgtatgctgaacttgtacatgtacatctcactttccagaaatatctggatatctgcaaatgatgtaccattaaatttcaaagatatatatcactttgccaattatctgcttttc is a window encoding:
- the LOC139114784 gene encoding zinc finger protein 253-like, which codes for MLAQRGLITVGYIVPNSDNHEDLVLQNELDNTDGQSTVQNESCGMAENGSQDRHFGVQSQQECIVVGHRKCKSKDGRSSTRKRRPTKEGLPQPGQPYECLGCGKTFKARNNLTKHGAVHSDVRPFGCQECGKWFKKKRDLSDHLMTHSNVKPYECTECSRPFARKCHLNRHFLVHSNVRAYKCKECGKDFQTSSHSQ